One window of the Streptomyces sp. ITFR-21 genome contains the following:
- a CDS encoding putative leader peptide, protein MRAVRQRCLRHPAGTFQSRVTRRHVDLLRVNSALCPGIAAPVR, encoded by the coding sequence ATGCGCGCGGTGCGCCAGCGCTGCCTCCGGCACCCCGCCGGCACCTTCCAGTCCCGGGTGACCCGGCGCCATGTCGACCTGCTGCGCGTGAACAGCGCGCTGTGTCCCGGCATAGCCGCACCGGTCCGCTGA
- the glpK gene encoding glycerol kinase GlpK: MADFVGAVDQGTTSSRFMIFDHDGNEVAKHQLEHTQYLPRPGWVEHDPVEIWERTNVAIQNAVRTAGITATDLAAIGITNQRETTVVWDPRTGRPYGNAIVWQDTRTDSIAKALERDGHGDLIRRRAGLPPATYFSGGKIKWILENVDGVREAADKGHAIFGTTDSWVLWNLTGGPNGGIHATDVTNASRTMLMDLETLDWDDELLGIFGIPRSMLPKINPSSHAEAFGATRTSRPLNAPVPITGVLGDQQAATVGQVCFAPGEAKNTYGTGNFLLLNTGTEAVRSEHGLITTVAYKFGDAPAVYALEGSIAVTGSAVQWLRDQLHIISDAAESERLAGTVEGSDGIYFVPAFSGLFAPYWRSDARGAIVGLARFHTNGHLARATLESMCYQSRDVVEAMEQDSGVHLDVLKVDGGVTANELCMQTQADILGVPVSRPVVAETTALGAAYAAGLAVGFWRDTDELREHWHESRRWEPGWSEEQRAAGYTGWKKAVDRTLDWVDVE; this comes from the coding sequence CCCAGTACCTGCCGCGCCCCGGCTGGGTCGAGCACGACCCGGTGGAGATCTGGGAGCGCACCAACGTCGCGATCCAGAACGCGGTGCGCACGGCCGGCATCACGGCCACGGACCTGGCGGCGATCGGCATCACCAACCAGCGCGAGACCACCGTCGTCTGGGACCCGCGCACCGGCCGCCCGTACGGCAACGCGATCGTCTGGCAGGACACCCGTACCGACTCCATCGCCAAGGCGCTGGAGCGGGACGGCCACGGCGACCTGATCCGCCGCCGGGCGGGCCTGCCGCCGGCCACCTACTTCTCCGGCGGCAAGATCAAGTGGATTTTGGAGAACGTCGACGGGGTCCGCGAGGCGGCGGACAAGGGGCACGCCATCTTCGGCACCACCGACTCCTGGGTGCTGTGGAACCTCACCGGCGGCCCCAACGGCGGCATCCACGCCACCGACGTCACCAACGCCAGCCGCACCATGCTGATGGACCTGGAGACGCTGGACTGGGACGACGAACTGCTCGGGATCTTCGGCATCCCGCGCTCGATGCTGCCGAAGATCAACCCCTCCTCGCACGCCGAGGCGTTCGGCGCCACCCGCACCTCCCGGCCGCTGAACGCCCCGGTGCCCATCACCGGCGTGCTCGGCGACCAGCAGGCGGCGACCGTCGGGCAGGTCTGCTTCGCACCCGGCGAGGCCAAGAACACCTACGGCACCGGCAACTTCCTGCTGCTCAACACCGGTACCGAGGCGGTGCGCTCCGAGCACGGGCTGATCACCACCGTGGCCTACAAGTTCGGCGACGCGCCGGCCGTCTACGCGCTGGAGGGCTCGATCGCCGTCACCGGCTCCGCGGTGCAGTGGCTGCGCGACCAGCTGCACATCATCAGCGACGCGGCGGAGAGCGAGCGGCTGGCCGGTACGGTCGAGGGCAGCGACGGCATCTACTTCGTGCCGGCCTTCTCCGGCCTGTTCGCCCCGTACTGGCGCTCCGACGCCCGCGGCGCGATCGTCGGCCTGGCCCGCTTCCACACCAACGGCCACCTGGCCAGAGCCACCCTGGAGTCCATGTGCTACCAGAGCCGCGACGTGGTCGAGGCGATGGAGCAGGACTCCGGCGTGCACCTGGACGTCCTCAAGGTGGACGGCGGCGTCACCGCCAACGAGCTGTGCATGCAGACGCAGGCGGACATCCTCGGCGTCCCGGTCAGCCGGCCGGTCGTCGCCGAGACCACCGCGCTGGGCGCCGCGTACGCGGCCGGCCTCGCGGTCGGCTTCTGGCGGGACACCGACGAGCTGCGCGAGCACTGGCACGAGTCGCGCCGCTGGGAGCCGGGCTGGTCCGAGGAGCAGCGGGCGGCCGGCTACACCGGCTGGAAGAAGGCGGTCGACCGGACCCTGGACTGGGTCGACGTCGAGTAG
- a CDS encoding amino acid ABC transporter permease: MKQQETSPVPAAPQGQPPPEGAPPPLDHQATDEALLAARLVPLRRPGRWASAAVLLVLFAMFVNTLVTNPRFQWGTVGDYFLRGSIIHGLELTLWLTGAVMATGYLLGIGIAAMRLSGNHILRGLSFGYVWLVRSVPPLVQLLFWYELASLYPQVSLGIPFGHEFVTVKTAHLFSGILAAYVGLSLDVAAFSAEIVRGGLLSVDRGQTEAAQALGLGGGRIFRRIVLPQAMPAVIPASGNLLIGMLKATSIVSVIAVQDLLYSTQLIYNENFLIMPLLMVATLWYVILTTLLSVGQYYVERYYGRGGDRTGRGLWQVARANLPLFGTADTKHLAGLS, translated from the coding sequence ATGAAGCAGCAGGAGACGAGCCCGGTACCGGCCGCCCCCCAGGGGCAGCCGCCGCCGGAGGGCGCGCCGCCGCCGCTCGACCACCAGGCGACCGACGAGGCGCTGCTGGCCGCCCGGCTGGTGCCGCTGCGCCGCCCCGGCCGCTGGGCGTCCGCGGCGGTCCTGCTGGTGCTGTTCGCGATGTTCGTCAACACCCTGGTCACCAACCCCCGCTTCCAGTGGGGCACGGTCGGGGACTACTTCCTGCGCGGCTCGATCATCCACGGCCTGGAGCTCACCCTCTGGCTCACCGGCGCGGTCATGGCCACCGGCTACCTGCTGGGCATCGGCATCGCCGCGATGCGCCTGTCCGGCAACCACATCCTGCGCGGCCTGAGCTTCGGCTACGTCTGGCTGGTGCGCTCGGTCCCGCCGCTGGTCCAACTGCTCTTCTGGTACGAACTGGCGTCCCTCTACCCGCAGGTGTCGCTCGGCATCCCGTTCGGCCACGAGTTCGTGACCGTCAAGACCGCGCACCTCTTCAGCGGCATCCTCGCCGCCTACGTCGGGCTCAGCCTGGACGTGGCCGCCTTCTCCGCCGAGATCGTGCGCGGCGGACTGCTGTCCGTCGACCGCGGCCAGACCGAGGCCGCCCAGGCACTCGGCCTCGGCGGCGGCCGTATCTTCCGCCGGATCGTGCTGCCGCAGGCGATGCCCGCCGTCATCCCGGCCTCCGGCAACCTGCTGATCGGCATGCTCAAGGCGACCTCGATCGTCAGCGTCATCGCCGTCCAGGACCTGCTGTACTCGACCCAGCTGATCTACAACGAGAACTTCCTGATCATGCCGCTGCTGATGGTCGCCACGCTCTGGTACGTCATCCTCACCACCCTGCTGTCGGTCGGACAGTATTACGTCGAGCGGTACTACGGCCGCGGCGGCGACCGCACCGGCCGCGGCCTGTGGCAGGTGGCTCGGGCCAACCTCCCGCTGTTCGGCACCGCGGACACCAAGCACCTGGCGGGACTGTCATGA